A genomic window from Salvelinus alpinus chromosome 10, SLU_Salpinus.1, whole genome shotgun sequence includes:
- the LOC139532564 gene encoding ubiquitin-protein ligase E3A-like, which yields MNSDERDCECALPQAETSPAGGYDRIQEESDIENTEASRMKRAAAKHLIERYYHQLTEGCGNDSCWNAWCSSSRGSHRLDNNAAAVKALELYKINAKLCDPHPSKKGTTMNHCVRDDFKDVNYLTEEKVNEILHICGEKEDYSPLIRVIGRVFSSAEGLVQSFRRSKPPTKEELKSLQSKDEDKDEDEEEAAACSAAAMEEDSPGSSSRLDSAASGDNVGKLGPDEVSVDIDAVRRVYQRLLSNDKIEAAFLNALVYLSPNVECDLTYHNVYSRDPNYLNLFVVVMENSNLHSPDYLEIALPQFCRAMSKLPLPALAKLARLWSHYSAKQIHRIMETFQQLITYKVVSNEFNSRNLVNDDDAVVAATKCLKIVYYANVMGGEVDTEHNEEEDEEPIPESSELTLQELLGEERRNKKGPRVDPLETELTIRTSDSRRPLIPFEEFVNEPLNEVLEMDKDYTFFKVETENKFSFMTCPFILNAVTKNLGLYYDNRIRMYSERRITVLYSLVQGQQLNPYLRLKVRRDHIIDDALVRLEMIAMENPADLKKQLYVEFEGEQGVDEGGVSKEFFQLVVEEIFNPDIGMFAYDEHTKMFWFNPSSFENEGQFTLIGIVLGLAIYNNCILDVHFPMVVYRKLMGKKGTFRDLADSNPVLYQSLKELLEYEGSVEEDMMITFQISQTDLFGNPLMYDLRENGDQIPVTNENRKEFVAQYAEYMLNKSVEKQFKAFRRGFHMVTNESPLKYLFRPEEIELLICGSRNLDFQALEETTEYDGGYSRDSRIIKEFWETLHSFAEEQKRLFLQFTTGTDRAPVGGLGKLKMIIAKNGPDTDRLPTSHTCFNVLLLPEYDTKEKLRERLLKAILYAKGFGML from the exons ATGAATTCCGACGAGAGGGACTGTGAGTGTGCGCTACCACAGGCCGAGACATCCCCTGCAGGAGGATACGACAG aatacAAGAGGAGTCTGACATAGAAAACACTGAAGCAAGCCGAAT GAAGCGAGCAGCCGCCAAGCATCTAATAGAGCGCTACTACCACCAGTTAACGGAGGGCTGTGGAAATGACTCCTGCTGGAACGCGTGGTGCTCCTCGTCCCGGGGCTCCCACCGCTTGGACAACAATGCAGCCGCCGTCAAGGCCCTGGAGCTGTACAAGATCAATGCCAAACTGTGCGACCCACACCCCTCCAAGAAAGGCACCACAATGAATCATTGTGTAAGGGACGACTTCAAAG ATGTGAATTACCTAACAGAGGAGAAAGTGAATGAGATACTACACATCTGTGGAGAAAAGGAGGACTACTCCCCTCTGATCCGGGTCATAGGACGGGTGTTCTCCAGCGCAGAGGGCCTGGTGCAGAGCTTCCGCCGGTCCAAACCACCCACCAAGGAGGAGCTCAAGTCCCTCCAGAGCAAGGACGAGGACAAAGACGAGGACGAGGAGGAAGCGGCCGCCTGCTCCGCTGCTGCTATGGAGGAGGACTCGCCCGGTTCCTCATCCCGGTTAGACAGCGCTGCATCAGGGGACAATGTGGGGAAGCTGGGTCCTGACGAGGTGTCTGTGGACATCGACGCGGTCAGGAGGGTCTACCAGAGACTGCTGTCCAACGATAAGATCGAAGCTGCCTTCCTCAACGCACTGGTCTACCTGTCGCCCAACGTGGAATGTGACCTGACGTACCACAACGTCTACTCCCGGGACCCCAACTACCTGAACTTGTTTGTGGTGGTGATGGAGAATAGTAACCTCCACAGCCCAGACTACCTGGAGATCGCCCTGCCCCAGTTCTGCAGGGCCATGAGCAAGCTGCCCCTACCTGCGCTGGCCAAGCTGGCCCGCCTGTGGTCTCACTACAGTGCTAAGCAGATCCACCGCATAATGGAGACCTTCCAGCAGCTCATCACCTACAAG GTGGTCAGCAACGAGTTCAACAGTCGCAACCTGGTGAACGACGACGATGCTGTGGTGGCAGCCACCAAGTGCTTGAAGATTGTCTACTATGCAAATGTCATGGGAGGGGAGGTGGACACGGAGCACAAcgaagaggaggacgaggagccCATCCCTGAGTCCAGCGAGTTGACGCTGCAGGAGCTGCTGggcgaggagaggagaaacaAGAAGGGCCCCCGGGTAGACCCCTTGGAGACTGAGCTTACCATCCGGACGTCCGACAGCCGGCGGCCCCTCATCCCCTTCGAGGAGTTTGTCAACGAGCCCCTGAATGAAGTCCTAGAGATGGACAAGGACTACACATTCTTTAAAGTGGAGACGGAGAACAAGTTCTCCTTCATGACGTGTCCGTTCATCCTCAACGCCGTGACCAAGAACCTGGGCCTGTACTACGACAACCGCATCCGCATGTACAGCGAGCGACGCATCACAGTACTCTACAGCCTGGTGCAGGGACAGCAGCTCAACCCCTACCTGAGGCTTAAAGTACGCCGCGACCACATCATCGATGATGCCCTCGTAAGG CTTGAGATGATCGCCATGGAGAATCCTGCAGACTTGAAGAAGCAGCTGTATGTGGAGTTTGAAGGAGAGCAAGGTGTAGATGAAGGAGGGGTTTCCAAAGAGTTCTTTCAGCTCGTCGTGGAGGAGATCTTCAACCCAGATATTG GAATGTTTGCGTACGACGAGCACACCAAGATGTTCTGGTTCAACCCGTCGTCGTTTGAAAACGAGGGTCAGTTCACGCTGATCGGCATCGTCCTTGGCCTGGCCATTTACAACAACTGCATCCTGGACGTTCACTTCCCCATGGTGGTCTACAGAAAGCTCATGGGCAAGAAAGGAACCTTCCGGGACCTCGCAGACTCCAATCCG GTTCTGTACCAGAGTCTGAAGGAGCTGTTAGAGTACGAGGGTAGTGTGGAGGAGGACATGATGATCACCTTCCAGATATCCCAGACGGACCTGTTCGGAAACCCCCTCATGTACGACTTAAGGGAAAATGGTGATCAAATTCCAGTCACCAACGAGAACAGAAAA GAGTTTGTAGCTCAGTATGCGGAGTACATGCTGAATAAGAGCGTTGAGAAGCAGTTCAAAGCCTTCAGAAGAGGTTTTCACATGGTCACCAACGAGTCCCCGCTGAAATATTTATTCCGGCCGGAGGAAATCGAGCTGCTTATCTGTGGAAGCAGG AATCTAGACTTTCAAGCACTTGAAGAAACGACAGAATACGATGGCGGCTACAGCAGAGATTCACGCATCATTAA GGAGTTCTGGGAGACGCTGCACTCGTTTGCTGAGGAGCAGAAGAGGCTGTTCCTGCAGTTCACCACGGGCACAGACAGAGCCCCTGTCGGAGGCCTGGGAAAGCTCAAGATGATCATCGCCAAGAACGGCCCCGACACAGACAG GTTACCCACATCTCACACCTGCTTCAACGTGCTTCTGCTCCCGGAGTACGACACCAAGGagaagctgagagagagactgctcaaAGCCATCCTCTATGCCAAAGGGTTTGGCATGCTCTGA
- the LOC139532569 gene encoding uncharacterized protein isoform X1: MQIFPRYSRSSLKGSPTSRSRVRTRLANVICHVQNRSLQATTAIQSTENNPIAAGSTLERRAPEMKYYTVATGNTLDSHIQFMRQLNNTTRCFTEVKSPVESDVIMAFCPIVSRAGTDIEAVLPQIQTGKDVILVVLHHTFNPDYTVPDSSRLVTRSDVILTVDCLFHESQGGLLDCPHNDAAVKQIRQKLDMARNRGFIAWIQNLVMRLLSCCICPCEKEPSDKNPHHSARPHSRNEDDSLLAQP; encoded by the exons ATGCAAATCTTCCCAAGATATTCCAGATCATCGCTGAAGGGGTCGCCAACGAGTCGGTCAAGAGTGAGGACGAGATTGGCAAATGTCATCTGTCATGTACAG AACAGATCACTTCAAGCCACAACTGCAATACAGTCAACAGAAAATAATCCCATAGCTGCAGG ATCCACGTTGGAACGGAGAG CACCCGAGATGAAATACTACACAGTTGCGACTGGCAATACTTTGGATTCTCATATTCAGTTTATGAGACAACTCAACAACACCACAAGATGTTTTACGGAAGTCAAGTCGCCAGTGgagagtgatgtcatcatggcTTTCTGTCCCATCGTCTCCCGCGCCGGGACTGATATTGAAGCAGTACTGCCACAGATTCAAA CTGGTAAAGATGTCATTCTGGTAGTGCTGCATCACACCTTCAACCCAGACTACACTGTACCTGACAGCAGCAGACTAGTGACCAGAAGTGATGTAATACTCACAGTGGACTGTCTGTTCCATGAGAGCCAGGGAGGACTACTGGACTGTCCTCACAATGATGCAGCAGTCAAACAGATTAGGCAGAAGCTTGACATG GCAAGAAATCGTGGCTTTATAGCTTGGATTCAAAACTTAGTCATG AGGTTACTGTCATGCTGCATCTGCCCTTGCGAGAAAGAGCCATCAGACAAAA ATCCACATCACTCTGCAAGACCTCATTCCAGAAATGAAGACGATTCACTTTTGGCCCAACCATGA
- the LOC139532569 gene encoding uncharacterized protein isoform X2: protein MGNRSLQATTAIQSTENNPIAAGSTLERRAPEMKYYTVATGNTLDSHIQFMRQLNNTTRCFTEVKSPVESDVIMAFCPIVSRAGTDIEAVLPQIQTGKDVILVVLHHTFNPDYTVPDSSRLVTRSDVILTVDCLFHESQGGLLDCPHNDAAVKQIRQKLDMARNRGFIAWIQNLVMRLLSCCICPCEKEPSDKNPHHSARPHSRNEDDSLLAQP, encoded by the exons atgggg AACAGATCACTTCAAGCCACAACTGCAATACAGTCAACAGAAAATAATCCCATAGCTGCAGG ATCCACGTTGGAACGGAGAG CACCCGAGATGAAATACTACACAGTTGCGACTGGCAATACTTTGGATTCTCATATTCAGTTTATGAGACAACTCAACAACACCACAAGATGTTTTACGGAAGTCAAGTCGCCAGTGgagagtgatgtcatcatggcTTTCTGTCCCATCGTCTCCCGCGCCGGGACTGATATTGAAGCAGTACTGCCACAGATTCAAA CTGGTAAAGATGTCATTCTGGTAGTGCTGCATCACACCTTCAACCCAGACTACACTGTACCTGACAGCAGCAGACTAGTGACCAGAAGTGATGTAATACTCACAGTGGACTGTCTGTTCCATGAGAGCCAGGGAGGACTACTGGACTGTCCTCACAATGATGCAGCAGTCAAACAGATTAGGCAGAAGCTTGACATG GCAAGAAATCGTGGCTTTATAGCTTGGATTCAAAACTTAGTCATG AGGTTACTGTCATGCTGCATCTGCCCTTGCGAGAAAGAGCCATCAGACAAAA ATCCACATCACTCTGCAAGACCTCATTCCAGAAATGAAGACGATTCACTTTTGGCCCAACCATGA
- the LOC139532565 gene encoding uncharacterized protein isoform X11: protein MLERRAHEMKYYTVETGNTLDSHLQFMRRLNNTTRCFTEVKSPVESDVIMAFCPIVSRAGTDIEAALQQIQTGKDVILVVLHHTFNPDYTVPDSSRLVTRSDVILTVDCLFHESQGGLLNCPRNDAAASVILNRLNIQPKIGAEERIRIPEQGNSLTGHSGILVVIQSCVTVLWQNLGSMLEHRVTHKMKYYTVETGNTLDSRIQFMRRLNNTTRCYTEVKSPVESDVIMAFCPIVSRAGTDIEAALQQIPTGKDVILVVLHHTFNPDYTVPDSSRLVTRSDVILTVDCLFHESQGGLLNCPHNDAAVKQIRQKLDMTRSLGFLARILNIVMTRSRGFLAWILNIVMTRSLGFLARILNIVMTRSRGFLAWILNVDMTRSRGFLARILNIVMTRSRGFLAWILNVDMTRSRGFLAWILNIVMWPVSSVYSCLCTWLSYVKRRFWDNN, encoded by the exons ATGTTGGAACGGAGAG CACACGAGATGAAATACTACACAGTTGAGACTGGCAATACTTTGGATTCTCATCTTCAGTTTATGAGACGACTCAACAACACCACAAGATGTTTTACGGAAGTCAAGTCGCCAGTGgagagtgatgtcatcatggcTTTCTGTCCCATCGTCTCCCGCGCCGGGACTGATATTGAAGCAGCCCTGCAACAGATTCAAA CTGGTAAAGATGTCATTCTGGTAGTACTGCATCACACCTTCAACCCAGACTACACTGTACCTGACAGCAGCAGACTAGTGACCAGAAGTGATGTAATACTCACAGTGGACTGTCTGTTCCATGAGAGCCAGGGAggactactgaactgtcctcgtAATGATGCAGCTGCCAGCGTGATTCTGAACAGACTGAACATACAGCCAAAG ATTGGAGCTGAAGAACGGATCAGAATCCCTGAGCAGGGTAACAGCCTG ACCGGACATTCTGGCATTCTAGTTGTGATTCAGAGCTGTGTAACGGTGTTGTGGCAGAATTTGGG ATCCATGTTGGAACACAGAG TGACACACAAGATGAAATACTACACAGTTGAGACTGGCAATACTTTGGATTCTCGTATTCAGTTTATGAGACGACTCAACAACACCACAAGATGTTATACGGAAGTGAAGTCGCCAGTGgagagtgatgtcatcatggcTTTCTGTCCCATCGTCTCCCGCGCCGGGACTGATATTGAAGCAGCACTGCAACAGATTCCAA CTGGTAAAGATGTCATTCTGGTAGTACTGCATCACACCTTCAACCCAGACTACACTGTACCTGACAGCAGCAGACTAGTGACCAGAAGTGATGTAATACTCACAGTGGACTGTCTGTTCCATGAGAGCCAGGGAggactactgaactgtcctcacAATGATGCAGCAGTCAAACAGATTAGGCAGAAGCTTGACATG ACCAGAAGTCTTGGCTTTCTAGCTAGGATTCTAAACATTGTCATG ACCAGAAGTCGTGGCTTTCTAGCTTGGATTCTAAACATTGTCATG ACCAGAAGTCTTGGCTTTCTAGCTAGGATTCTAAACATTGTCATG ACCAGAAGCCGTGGCTTTCTAGCTTGGATTCTAAACGTTGACATG ACCAGAAGTCGTGGCTTTCTAGCTAGGATTCTAAACATTGTCATG ACCAGAAGCCGTGGCTTTCTAGCTTGGATTCTAAACGTTGACATG ACCAGAAGCCGTGGCTTTCTAGCTTGGATTCTAAACATTGTCATG TGGCCAGTGTCTTCAGTCTACAGCTGCCTCTGTACATGGCTTTCATATGTGAAGCGGCGCTTCTGGGACAATAATTAG